Proteins co-encoded in one Sulfurimonas sp. HSL1-2 genomic window:
- a CDS encoding ABC transporter ATP-binding protein, whose protein sequence is MISLEQITKTYGSGEAATHVLHPLDLEIGQGEFVAIMGPSGSGKSTLLNILGALDVPSGGRYRFDGTDLGRLTHEQRALFRRYVLGFVFQGFNLLKRTSALENVEMPLIYQGVSAKARRERAEEALVQVGLAERLHHDPSQLSGGQQQRVAIARAIVTQPQVLIADEPTGNLDTQRSHEIMELIRGFNAQGITVIMVTHEEEIAAYASRTILLRDGRIEKDTGHAA, encoded by the coding sequence ATGATCAGCCTGGAACAGATCACCAAGACCTACGGCAGCGGCGAGGCGGCGACGCACGTCCTGCATCCGTTGGACCTGGAGATCGGTCAGGGTGAGTTCGTCGCCATCATGGGGCCCAGCGGCAGCGGCAAGTCGACCCTGCTCAATATCCTCGGCGCCCTCGACGTGCCCAGCGGGGGCCGTTACCGGTTCGACGGGACGGACCTGGGGCGGCTGACACACGAACAGCGCGCCCTGTTCCGCCGCTACGTTCTCGGGTTTGTCTTCCAGGGCTTCAACCTGCTCAAACGTACCTCGGCGCTGGAGAATGTGGAGATGCCGCTGATCTACCAGGGCGTTTCCGCCAAAGCGCGCCGGGAGCGCGCGGAGGAGGCTCTGGTGCAGGTCGGGCTCGCCGAACGCCTGCATCACGACCCCTCCCAGCTTTCGGGCGGGCAGCAGCAGCGCGTGGCCATCGCCCGTGCCATCGTGACGCAGCCGCAGGTCCTCATCGCCGACGAACCGACGGGGAACCTCGACACCCAGCGCAGCCATGAGATCATGGAGCTTATCCGGGGCTTCAACGCCCAGGGGATCACCGTGATCATGGTGACGCACGAAGAGGAGATCGCCGCGTATGCGTCGCGTACGATCCTCCTGCGTGACGGCCGCATTGAGAAGGACACGGGCCATGCTGCTTAA
- a CDS encoding ABC transporter permease, with protein MLLNAFLQAIREIRRNLMRSLLTAIGIVIGIASVIAMVNIGQGASESITASVGSLGSNTLHIMPGQEKGPPGMSGTSIPFEMKDVRILQKSIFTLEAVSPMASSTVNVLYRDRSYQTSVRGVENGYFDVQNWNLAEGERFSESELRAGQSVCILGQTVIDELFPGGEDPMGKKIRLKSFSCRVIGTLEEKGANTFGMDQDDLILVPIKMFQRRIGGNQNIPSILVSVKENYPLDTVKQQIRQVLRESRNIKPGKEDNFAVRSMTALLDTLSQITSMLTVMLGAVAAISLVVGGIGIMNIMLVSVTERTREIGIRMAIGAMSQDILIQFLIEAVVLSGLGGIFGVLTGIGITVGVAEAMDLTLVINPAVTTVALLFSMLIGIVFGIIPARKAANMNPIDALRYE; from the coding sequence ATGCTGCTTAACGCTTTCCTGCAGGCCATCCGCGAAATCAGGCGCAACCTGATGCGCTCCCTGCTGACCGCGATAGGGATCGTCATCGGGATCGCCTCGGTCATCGCGATGGTCAACATCGGGCAGGGGGCAAGCGAGTCGATTACCGCGAGCGTGGGCAGCCTCGGCAGCAACACCCTGCACATCATGCCCGGCCAGGAGAAGGGGCCTCCGGGGATGTCCGGAACGAGCATCCCCTTCGAGATGAAGGATGTCCGCATCCTGCAAAAATCGATCTTTACGCTCGAGGCGGTCTCCCCGATGGCCAGCAGTACCGTGAACGTGCTCTACCGCGACCGCAGTTACCAGACGAGTGTGCGCGGCGTTGAAAACGGCTATTTCGATGTCCAGAACTGGAACCTGGCGGAGGGGGAACGCTTCAGCGAGAGCGAGTTGCGGGCGGGGCAGAGCGTCTGTATCCTCGGGCAGACGGTGATCGACGAACTTTTTCCCGGGGGAGAAGATCCCATGGGGAAAAAGATCCGCCTCAAGAGCTTTTCGTGCCGGGTGATCGGAACGCTCGAGGAGAAGGGGGCGAACACCTTCGGCATGGACCAGGATGACTTGATCCTCGTCCCCATCAAGATGTTCCAGCGCCGTATCGGGGGGAATCAGAACATCCCCTCCATTTTGGTGTCGGTCAAGGAAAACTACCCCCTCGACACCGTCAAGCAGCAGATCCGCCAGGTGCTGCGCGAGAGCCGCAACATCAAACCGGGCAAAGAGGACAACTTCGCCGTCCGGAGCATGACGGCCCTGCTCGACACCCTGTCGCAGATCACCTCGATGCTGACGGTGATGCTGGGGGCGGTGGCCGCCATCTCCCTCGTCGTCGGCGGGATTGGGATTATGAACATCATGCTGGTCTCGGTGACCGAACGCACCCGTGAGATCGGCATCCGCATGGCCATCGGGGCCATGAGTCAGGATATCCTGATCCAGTTCCTGATCGAGGCGGTCGTGCTCTCGGGACTCGGCGGCATCTTCGGCGTGCTCACGGGCATCGGGATCACCGTGGGGGTCGCGGAAGCGATGGACCTGACCCTCGTCATCAATCCGGCCGTGACGACGGTCGCGCTGCTCTTCTCCATGCTCATCGGGATCGTTTTCGGGATCATCCCGGCCCGCAAGGCGGCGAACATGAACCCGATCGACGCGCTGCGGTATGAGTGA
- a CDS encoding CsgG/HfaB family protein, with product MKYRDLLVPVAAALCITGCATMEKQEVHETPTAAPAVSKTVQAAKALKEEPAGLKRKVAIGRFTNETRYGQSFFIDENSDRIGKQAMDILSSKLFETGKFIMLERADLEKIQKELAMGDAPALKNSADYLILGSITEFGRNEVSDVGWFSRVKKQEAFAKVHIRIVDVSTGQIIYSEEGKGTAYSEAGTVMGVGDKSAYDSQLNDKAIDAAISDLASNVIENMMDKPWRGYLLGYEQGMLITSGGKSQNIKVGDRFDVMASGKKVKNPQTNSIITLPGKKLATIEIVSTAGDTPENEVSFASITSGDLGARLQTKNFSDLYIQVHKD from the coding sequence ATGAAGTATAGGGATTTACTTGTTCCGGTCGCCGCTGCCCTCTGTATCACGGGGTGTGCGACCATGGAGAAACAGGAAGTGCATGAAACGCCGACGGCGGCGCCCGCCGTCAGCAAGACGGTGCAGGCCGCCAAGGCGCTCAAAGAGGAGCCTGCAGGCCTGAAGCGCAAAGTGGCGATAGGCCGCTTTACCAACGAGACCCGCTACGGCCAGAGTTTCTTTATCGATGAGAACAGTGACCGGATCGGGAAGCAGGCGATGGATATCCTCTCCTCCAAGCTTTTCGAGACGGGCAAGTTCATCATGCTCGAGCGTGCGGACCTCGAGAAGATTCAGAAAGAGCTGGCGATGGGCGATGCGCCCGCGCTGAAAAACAGCGCTGACTATCTCATTCTCGGTTCCATCACGGAGTTCGGCCGCAACGAGGTGAGCGACGTGGGCTGGTTCAGCCGTGTCAAGAAACAGGAGGCCTTCGCCAAGGTCCATATCCGCATCGTCGACGTCAGTACGGGGCAGATCATCTACTCCGAAGAGGGCAAAGGCACCGCGTACAGCGAAGCCGGTACGGTCATGGGCGTCGGGGACAAGAGCGCGTATGACTCTCAGCTCAACGACAAGGCGATCGACGCGGCGATCTCGGACCTCGCATCGAACGTCATCGAGAACATGATGGACAAACCGTGGCGCGGCTACCTGCTGGGCTACGAGCAGGGGATGCTGATCACCTCCGGCGGCAAGAGCCAGAACATCAAGGTGGGGGACAGGTTCGACGTCATGGCGTCGGGCAAGAAGGTCAAGAACCCGCAGACCAACAGCATCATCACGCTCCCGGGCAAAAAGCTGGCGACGATCGAGATCGTCTCAACGGCAGGCGATACCCCAGAGAACGAAGTCTCCTTCGCGTCGATTACGAGCGGTGACCTGGGCGCGCGCCTGCAAACGAAAAATTTCTCGGACCTGTATATCCAGGTCCACAAGGATTAA
- a CDS encoding DUF4810 domain-containing protein: MKLDMLMKAALPLAAVALMTGCATKPQALYNYGTYSESYYAYKQDASAENLLAMQQAILTAIENANDSVSKRVAPGMYANLGYIYFKQGDTKQAVHYFEMEKSLYPESAHFMDRVIEKVRNAEAKGAES; the protein is encoded by the coding sequence GTGAAGCTTGACATGTTGATGAAAGCGGCCCTCCCGCTGGCGGCGGTGGCCCTGATGACGGGGTGCGCCACGAAACCGCAAGCGCTTTATAACTACGGCACCTACAGCGAAAGCTACTACGCGTATAAGCAGGATGCCAGTGCGGAGAACCTCCTGGCGATGCAGCAGGCGATCCTGACGGCCATCGAAAATGCCAATGACAGCGTTTCCAAGCGTGTGGCACCGGGAATGTATGCGAACCTGGGCTACATCTACTTCAAGCAGGGGGACACCAAGCAGGCCGTCCACTATTTCGAGATGGAAAAGAGCCTCTACCCGGAGTCGGCGCACTTTATGGACCGCGTCATTGAGAAGGTGCGCAACGCCGAAGCGAAGGGGGCAGAATCATGA
- a CDS encoding GNA1162 family protein — protein sequence MKYGKIAALAASVFAAMIMTGCAAHNTGITKGEAFPQMYEEDPRSIVVLPAMNESSDAEAKDYYATTIEMPIAQTGYYVFPMEMVSDILKQEGVYDTELLYSLSADKFYDYFGADVVMFTRIKAWDVMYAVVASSLTVTIASEAVSTKTNEKLWEYEGSVTVDLTGSSGGGGGLAGLLVQAIATAINTAAADYVEYAHVANARLFYALPAGPYHPAHQTDQGVVIRKR from the coding sequence ATGAAATACGGAAAAATTGCTGCACTGGCGGCCTCGGTTTTCGCCGCAATGATCATGACCGGCTGTGCCGCGCACAACACGGGGATCACCAAAGGCGAAGCCTTCCCCCAGATGTATGAAGAGGACCCGCGCTCCATCGTGGTCCTGCCGGCAATGAACGAAAGCAGCGACGCCGAGGCGAAGGACTACTACGCCACGACGATCGAGATGCCGATCGCGCAGACAGGTTACTATGTCTTCCCGATGGAGATGGTCAGCGACATTCTCAAGCAGGAGGGCGTCTACGATACCGAACTGCTCTACAGTCTGTCCGCGGACAAGTTTTACGACTATTTCGGGGCCGATGTCGTCATGTTCACGCGTATCAAGGCGTGGGACGTCATGTACGCCGTGGTGGCCTCGTCTCTGACGGTCACGATCGCATCCGAAGCGGTCTCCACGAAGACCAACGAGAAGCTCTGGGAGTACGAAGGCAGCGTGACCGTCGACCTGACCGGCAGCAGCGGTGGCGGCGGCGGACTGGCCGGGCTGCTGGTGCAGGCGATCGCCACGGCGATCAATACCGCCGCGGCCGATTATGTCGAATACGCCCATGTTGCGAACGCCCGCCTCTTCTACGCTCTGCCGGCGGGCCCCTACCACCCGGCCCACCAGACGGACCAGGGTGTCGTTATCCGCAAACGCTAA
- a CDS encoding patatin-like phospholipase family protein, whose protein sequence is MKKVSLVLGSGGARGYVHIGVIEALEARGYEIVSVSGCSMGALVGGVYACGKLAEYKAWVQGLEPLDVASLLDLAWDKRGIMSGSKVFERLDELIGTQTIEGLPIRFTAVASDLNRGKEVWFQSGDLLTAIRASVAIPSVFTPVELDGMLLVDGGVLNPLPVAPTMRDRSDLTIAVNLYGPDSEQEEPAVAERYDSFAERLASKAKNAIKERLRRQEQAHIFSILDQSFDTMQRSLTQYRIGGYPPDIMITLPKNICSTFDFHKAAMLIEAGHRAVEEHPAFG, encoded by the coding sequence ATGAAAAAGGTATCGTTGGTGTTGGGCAGCGGCGGGGCGCGGGGCTACGTGCATATCGGTGTCATCGAGGCGCTGGAGGCGCGCGGCTATGAGATCGTCTCCGTCAGCGGCTGTTCCATGGGGGCGCTGGTCGGCGGTGTGTACGCCTGCGGCAAACTTGCCGAGTACAAGGCGTGGGTGCAGGGGCTCGAGCCCCTCGACGTTGCCTCGCTCCTGGATCTTGCCTGGGACAAACGGGGCATTATGAGCGGGAGCAAAGTCTTCGAGCGGCTGGATGAACTGATCGGTACGCAGACGATCGAAGGGCTTCCTATCCGCTTCACGGCCGTTGCCTCGGACCTGAACCGGGGCAAGGAGGTGTGGTTTCAAAGCGGCGATCTCCTAACCGCGATCCGCGCCTCCGTCGCCATCCCTTCCGTCTTCACGCCGGTGGAGCTCGACGGGATGCTCCTTGTCGACGGCGGGGTCCTCAACCCGCTGCCTGTGGCGCCGACGATGCGCGACCGCAGCGATCTCACCATCGCCGTCAACCTCTACGGCCCCGACTCGGAGCAGGAGGAGCCCGCCGTGGCCGAGCGCTACGACTCTTTTGCCGAACGCCTGGCCTCCAAAGCCAAAAATGCCATCAAGGAGCGCCTCCGCCGGCAGGAGCAGGCGCATATCTTCTCCATCCTCGACCAGAGTTTCGATACGATGCAGCGCAGCCTGACCCAGTACCGCATCGGCGGCTACCCGCCCGATATCATGATTACCCTTCCCAAGAATATCTGCAGTACGTTTGACTTCCATAAAGCCGCCATGCTGATCGAAGCGGGCCACAGGGCGGTGGAGGAGCATCCGGCGTTCGGGTGA